The genomic DNA CTTAACTGTTCAGGGTAAAGCGCAACAGCGGATTCAGGATTATTTTTAAAGTAAGCTGCAATTGCTGCATCGTAGGCCGCTGTATGGGCAAATGCCTCGGCAGCCAGATTCAGTCTGGTTTCTGCGCTAATCTTTCCTTCCTTTTTCAACTCTCCGATTATCTTCGAATATCGGGCCGGGTTGACCACTACCGCCACACTGTCATGATTTTTGGCAGCCGCCCTGACCATAGTCGGCCCTCCTATATCAATATTTTCCACCACTTCCTGGTGGGTTACCCCCTCGCGTGCTGCAGTTTTTTCAAATGCATAGAGGTTAACCACCACCAGTTCAATCGGTAAAATCCCCAATTTTTCAAGTTCCGTCATCTGACCGGTGTCACCGGTTTTGGCCAGTATTCCCGCGTGGATAAAGGGGTGCAGGGTTTTAACCCTGCCGCCCAAAATTTCCGGAAAACCGGTTAGATCGGCCGCTTCTGTTATGGGTACACCTGCCTGGGCGATAACTTTTGCTGTCCCACCTGTTGAAACTATTTCAAATCCCAGAGCAGCAAGATCTCCGGCCAGTTCGGCAATTCCACTTTTATCGGTTACACTTAGCAGGGCTCTTCTATGAACCGTCAACGATCAGGCACCTTCTTCCCTCAACCTTTAATTTATCCCGGCAAAAGAGATCGATCGCGGTGGGATAAAGCCGGTGTTCGGCAGCATGAATTCTCTGCAGCAGTGTATTGACGGTCTCCCGCTGGATAACCGGGACCGCTTCCTGCAGGATCACCGGACCGCTGTCCAGCCCCTCTTCAACAAAATGCACTGTGCAGCCGGTTACCTTCACCCCATATTCAAATGCCTGCTCTACCCCGTCAGTTCCGGGAAAAGCAGGCAACAATGAAGGATGGATATTCATGATCTGTAATGGAAATGTTTTAACAAACAGTGGGGATAGGAGACGCATAAAGCCGGCCAGAACAACCAGATCAACCTTAAACTTTTGAAGTATTTCGATTAAAGACCGGTCATACTCTTCGCGGTTTTTGTGACCCTTGGGATCGACAAATATGGCTTCCACTCCATGCCTGCGGGCTCTATCCAGGGCCGGTGCTTCACCGCGGTCACTGATAACAACCGCCACCCTGCCGGCAATTTCCTCTCTTTTAACTGCTTCCAGGATTGCCTCGAGGTTTGTTCCCTGTCCCGAAGCGAGAACGGCTATCTGCTTCATCTTTCAGCTCCTCCCGGCTTTGATTATGCTGCTTAATAAGTTCTACCAGCAAGACAGCTTTTCCTTTTGTCGCATCGATTATTCCAAACATCTTGCCACTATTTAATCAGGACATCGCCATGCCCTCCGGTTACTTTTCCGATGAGGTAAGCCTTGATCCCTTCCGAGTCGAAATGCCTTAGTAGATCGCCGGCCTCGTCTTCGGAAACCGCCAATGTGTAACCCACACCCATGTTAAAAACCTTATACATTTCTTCCTCTGCAATCGCACCAAATTCGGCAATCAGATTAAAAACAGGTGGAACCGGCCAGCTGTCGCGCTGCAGCTCAACTCCCACCCCGGGAGGCAAAACTCTCGGGAGGTTACCGGGCAGACCGCCGCCTGTGATATGAGCCATACCTTTGATGTTAAAT from Bacillota bacterium includes the following:
- the purN gene encoding phosphoribosylglycinamide formyltransferase; amino-acid sequence: MKQIAVLASGQGTNLEAILEAVKREEIAGRVAVVISDRGEAPALDRARRHGVEAIFVDPKGHKNREEYDRSLIEILQKFKVDLVVLAGFMRLLSPLFVKTFPLQIMNIHPSLLPAFPGTDGVEQAFEYGVKVTGCTVHFVEEGLDSGPVILQEAVPVIQRETVNTLLQRIHAAEHRLYPTAIDLFCRDKLKVEGRRCLIVDGS